One window of the Oncorhynchus mykiss isolate Arlee chromosome 5, USDA_OmykA_1.1, whole genome shotgun sequence genome contains the following:
- the hps3 gene encoding Hermansky-Pudlak syndrome 3 protein isoform X4 — protein sequence MVHVYNCHPFASQQIVPTEQEPGLVCCGGGALFVVSAGGCKIEAFQLGEEGCPLICRFATMGTVQSILHSEIGDYLVTIEEKNNAPYLRAYTNWRYQAAEKTRVGVRLLGHFLRGSSMRGAPKEQMEIIEIPLFERPLCVACCGVTGDLLVGCPKSLVLFSLKRQALNDKLSILDFERCLIIHLPGLSPQQVAICAGYIAMQTELEVLVVKLERLPGAAFTQKSADKKPQDHSLVPQDMITGAEHDNETEGRREGLAGHRDHDDFFIFPKHQELLGDRAKDCGVKISLEWTGMESEARGNLIITYILYRRFAPDFFQDCSVEETHLHSLQFHPVFTSNQEVCVEGGRGVEPTCLFCFFSLPKTGYLYSVRGGVQMVSAYQYPEKAQQAVLSDLFLHIITKNALQCFSVRCAAVAARAEDPYIDTTMKACPPVTMELCALRIQQFIGLKALCHYRHHVVLLTTADVETREDTERTARRVIEYKDHKTLRGIFLAVGIEPSTTPALKHFLAHSFLNRKSPFTKPQNPSEMGHGWNLYVVNTVPPLQLYNEMVEYSKTYEETNPLSHSRLHLLSEAHLLLRATLLDPRVGNPVERPQTTGQNLAQALGYNTTRTADRQELQQAFQESCAQLGDCFSRFDKRDCHLALPYYKMSGLSLTEVISRNRGLSNSLCGYGKGFLFFLKHSLYEETLELLTEETANEVLDIFGVAEPSQLPHVIASPSMARASPDCGLAHLERLESIGAPSVPLTLSKAALALRMADLQLYRQHMDRHTEMLQVYGFIEEAKLLLHGRGDTVVPTLLARHLRDNQDGLLVAAMVALHENDKVKLDEADLFFQELCGDVSGPQGGPQLLVDFWEALLMASSQEAVIQELLFRLTAVYIDRVTRRDGRGFKPLKSADDLINWCSHYGVLYPWVSILTPAHFNIIPEDLHKLQSLLCGPTLDVSSILPLLEQLPDEDNAGLSVHVLCATKLGHYESSIERLLDRCPQAIIPYANHELQNNNMALWWQKLFPELCERTRATQGENTILLAALKETLVVVAMELNPLELLDLLPDDGTVHFFLPHLLECSQRNLMM from the exons GGGACTACCTGGTGACCATCGAGGAGAAGAACAACGCCCCCTACCTACGCGCCTACACCAACTGGCGCTACCAAGCGGCTGAGAAGACCCGCGTTGGCGTGCGTCTGCTCGGTCATTTCCTGCGCGGCTCGTCCATGCGCGGGGCTCCCAAGGAGCAGATGGAGATCATTGAGATTCCACTGTTTGAGCGTCCGCTGTGTGTGGCGTGCTGTGGGGTGACCGGAGACCTGCTGGTGGGGTGTCCTAAGAGCCTGGTGCTGTTCAGTCTAAAGAGACAGGCCCTCAACGACAAGCTCTCCATCCTGGACTTTGAGCGCTGTCTCATCATCCACCTCCCGGGACTGTCGCCCCAACAG GTGGCGATCTGTGCAGGGTACATTGCAATGCAGACAGAGCTGGAGGTGCTGGTGGTCAAACTGGAGAGACTTCCTGGTGCTGCTTTTACCCAGAAGTCAGCTGACAAGAAGCCCCAGGACCACAGTCTGGTCCCCCAAGATATGATCACTGGAGCAGAACACGACAACGAGACGG aggggaggagagagggtctGGCTGGTCACCGTGACCATGATGACTTCTTCATTTTCCCCAAGCACCAAGAGCTCCTGGGGGACAGGGCTAAGGACTGTGGGGTCAAGATCTCCCTGGAGTGGACAGGCATGGAGAGTGAGGCCAGGGGCAACCTCATCATCACCTATATCTTATacag GCGTTTTGCTCCAGACTTCTTCCAGGACTGTAGTGTTGAGGAGACCCACCTGCACTCCCTGCAGTTTCACCCAGTGTTCACCA GCAACCAGGAAGTATGTgtggaggggggtagaggggtggagccGACGTGTTTGTTCTGTTTCTTCTCGCTGCCCAAGACGGGCTATTTGTACAGCGTGAGGGGCGGGGTTCAGATGGTCTCAGCCTATCAGTATCCAGAGAAGGCCCAGCAGGCCGTCCTCTCTGACCTCTTCCTCCACATCATCACAAA GAATGCTCTCCAGTGCTTCTCAGTGAGGTGTGCAGCAGTGGCAGCCAGAGCTGAGGACCCTTACATCGATACCACCATGAAG GCCTGTCCTCCCGTCACCATGGAGTTGTGTGCTCTGCGTATTCAGCAGTTCATTGGTCTGAAGGCTCTGTGTCACTACCGACACCACGTCGTCCTGCTGACCACTGCAGATGTGGAGACCAgggaggacacagagaggacCGCACGCAGAGTCAT AGAATACAAAGATCACAAAACCCTTAGGGGGATTTTCCTAGCAGTAGGTATAGAGCCTTCCACCACGCCGGCTCTGAAGCATTTTCTGGCCCACTCCTTCCT GAACAGGAAGTCACCCTTCACCAAGCCCCAGAATCCCAGTGAGATGGGTCACGGCTGGAACCTGTACGTGGTCAACACCGTCCCCCCCCTCCAGCTCTACAACGAGATG GTGGAGTACAGTAAGACGTATGAGGAGACCAACCCTCTGTCTCACAGCCGTCTGCACCTGCTCAGTGAAGCCCACCTCCTCCTGAGAGCCACGCTCCTGGACCCCCGGGTTGGAAACCCTGTAGAACGGCCTCAGACCACTGGTCAGAACCTAGCCCAGGCCCTGGGATATAATACAACCCGCACCGCAGACAGACAGGAGCTGCAGCAGGCCTTCCAGGAGAGCTGTGCCCAGTTAGGAGACTGCTTCAGCAG GTTTGATAAGCGGGACTGCCACCTGGCCCTGCCCTACTATAAGATGTCAGGCCTGTCTCTGACAGAGgtgatctccaggaacaggggtCTGTCTAACAGCCTCTGTGGCTACGGGAAGGGCTTTCTCTTCTTCCTCAAACACTCCCTCTATGAGGAGACCCTGGAGCTGCTCACTGAG gagACGGCCAACGAGGTGCTGGATATCTTCGGTGTGGCCGAGCCGTCCCAGCTTCCCCATGTTATAGCCAGCCCTTCCATGGCCAGAGCTAGCCCTGACTGTGGCCTGGCCCACCTAGAGCGGCTGGAGTCCATCGGAGCCCCCTCCGTACCCCTCACCCTGTCCAAGGCTGCCCTGGCCCTGCGTATGGCAGACCTGCAGCTCTACAGGCAACACATGGACCGACACACAGAG ATGCTGCAGGTGTATGGGTTCATCGAGGAAGCCAAGCTGCTGCTGCACGGCAGAGGGGATACGGTGGTACCTACTCTCCTGGCTCGTCACCTCAGGGACAACCAGGACGGCCTGCTGGTGGCAGCCATGGTGGCGCTGCACGAGAACGACAAGGTCAAACTGGACGAGGCTGACCTCTTCTTCCAG GAGCTGTGTGGGGATGTGTCAGGGCCCCAGGGAGGCCCTCAGCTGCTGGTTGACTTCTGGGAAGCCTTGCTGATGGCCTCGTCACAGGAAGCCGTCATCCAGGAGCTGCTGTTCCGCCTCACCGCTGTCTACATCGATCGCGTCACACGCCGAGACGGCCGTGGATTCAAACCGCTCAAGAGCGCAGACGACCtg ATTAACTGGTGTTCCCACTATGGTGTGTTGTACCCCTGGGTCAGCATCCTGACTCCAGCTCACTTCAACATCATTCCAGAGGACCTCCACAAACTACAG TCCCTGCTGTGCGGTCCCACCCTGGACGTGTCATCCATCCTGCCCCTGTTGGAGCAGCTGCCTGACGAGGACAACGCCGGGCTCAGTGTGCACGTGCTCTGTGCCACCAAGCTGGGTCACTACGAGAGCTCCATCGAGAGGTTGCTAGACCGCTGTCCTCAGGCCATCATCCCTTATGCTAATCATGAGCTGCAGAACAACAACATG GCTCTGTGGTGGCAGAAGCTGTTCCCCGAGCTGTGTGAGAGAACCAGAGCAACACAGGGAGAGAACACCATCCTGCTGGCTGCACTCAAAG AAACGCTGGTGGTGGTTGCCATGGAGCTGAACCCCCTGGAGTTGCTGGACCTGTTGCCTGACGACGGGACGGTCCACTTCTTCCTGCCTCACCTGCTGGAGTGCAGCCAGAGAAACCTCATGATGTGA
- the hps3 gene encoding Hermansky-Pudlak syndrome 3 protein isoform X2 has protein sequence MVHVYNCHPFASQQIVPTEQEPGLVCCGGGALFVVSAGGCKIEAFQLGEEGCPLICRFATMGTVQSILHSEIGDYLVTIEEKNNAPYLRAYTNWRYQAAEKTRVGVRLLGHFLRGSSMRGAPKEQMEIIEIPLFERPLCVACCGVTGDLLVGCPKSLVLFSLKRQALNDKLSILDFERCLIIHLPGLSPQQVAICAGYIAMQTELEVLVVKLERLPGAAFTQKSADKKPQDHSLVPQDMITGAEHDNETGCVYTVLYSPEGRREGLAGHRDHDDFFIFPKHQELLGDRAKDCGVKISLEWTGMESEARGNLIITYILYRRFAPDFFQDCSVEETHLHSLQFHPVFTSNQEVCVEGGRGVEPTCLFCFFSLPKTGYLYSVRGGVQMVSAYQYPEKAQQAVLSDLFLHIITKNALQCFSVRCAAVAARAEDPYIDTTMKACPPVTMELCALRIQQFIGLKALCHYRHHVVLLTTADVETREDTERTARRVIEYKDHKTLRGIFLAVGIEPSTTPALKHFLAHSFLNRKSPFTKPQNPSEMGHGWNLYVVNTVPPLQLYNEMVEYSKTYEETNPLSHSRLHLLSEAHLLLRATLLDPRVGNPVERPQTTGQNLAQALGYNTTRTADRQELQQAFQESCAQLGDCFSRFDKRDCHLALPYYKMSGLSLTEVISRNRGLSNSLCGYGKGFLFFLKHSLYEETLELLTEETANEVLDIFGVAEPSQLPHVIASPSMARASPDCGLAHLERLESIGAPSVPLTLSKAALALRMADLQLYRQHMDRHTEMLQVYGFIEEAKLLLHGRGDTVVPTLLARHLRDNQDGLLVAAMVALHENDKVKLDEADLFFQELCGDVSGPQGGPQLLVDFWEALLMASSQEAVIQELLFRLTAVYIDRVTRRDGRGFKPLKSADDLINWCSHYGVLYPWVSILTPAHFNIIPEDLHKLQSLLCGPTLDVSSILPLLEQLPDEDNAGLSVHVLCATKLGHYESSIERLLDRCPQAIIPYANHELQNNNMALWWQKLFPELCERTRATQGENTILLAALKETLVVVAMELNPLELLDLLPDDGTVHFFLPHLLECSQRNLMM, from the exons GGGACTACCTGGTGACCATCGAGGAGAAGAACAACGCCCCCTACCTACGCGCCTACACCAACTGGCGCTACCAAGCGGCTGAGAAGACCCGCGTTGGCGTGCGTCTGCTCGGTCATTTCCTGCGCGGCTCGTCCATGCGCGGGGCTCCCAAGGAGCAGATGGAGATCATTGAGATTCCACTGTTTGAGCGTCCGCTGTGTGTGGCGTGCTGTGGGGTGACCGGAGACCTGCTGGTGGGGTGTCCTAAGAGCCTGGTGCTGTTCAGTCTAAAGAGACAGGCCCTCAACGACAAGCTCTCCATCCTGGACTTTGAGCGCTGTCTCATCATCCACCTCCCGGGACTGTCGCCCCAACAG GTGGCGATCTGTGCAGGGTACATTGCAATGCAGACAGAGCTGGAGGTGCTGGTGGTCAAACTGGAGAGACTTCCTGGTGCTGCTTTTACCCAGAAGTCAGCTGACAAGAAGCCCCAGGACCACAGTCTGGTCCCCCAAGATATGATCACTGGAGCAGAACACGACAACGAGACGG GTTGTGTTTACACTGTGTTGTATTcgccagaggggaggagagagggtctGGCTGGTCACCGTGACCATGATGACTTCTTCATTTTCCCCAAGCACCAAGAGCTCCTGGGGGACAGGGCTAAGGACTGTGGGGTCAAGATCTCCCTGGAGTGGACAGGCATGGAGAGTGAGGCCAGGGGCAACCTCATCATCACCTATATCTTATacag GCGTTTTGCTCCAGACTTCTTCCAGGACTGTAGTGTTGAGGAGACCCACCTGCACTCCCTGCAGTTTCACCCAGTGTTCACCA GCAACCAGGAAGTATGTgtggaggggggtagaggggtggagccGACGTGTTTGTTCTGTTTCTTCTCGCTGCCCAAGACGGGCTATTTGTACAGCGTGAGGGGCGGGGTTCAGATGGTCTCAGCCTATCAGTATCCAGAGAAGGCCCAGCAGGCCGTCCTCTCTGACCTCTTCCTCCACATCATCACAAA GAATGCTCTCCAGTGCTTCTCAGTGAGGTGTGCAGCAGTGGCAGCCAGAGCTGAGGACCCTTACATCGATACCACCATGAAG GCCTGTCCTCCCGTCACCATGGAGTTGTGTGCTCTGCGTATTCAGCAGTTCATTGGTCTGAAGGCTCTGTGTCACTACCGACACCACGTCGTCCTGCTGACCACTGCAGATGTGGAGACCAgggaggacacagagaggacCGCACGCAGAGTCAT AGAATACAAAGATCACAAAACCCTTAGGGGGATTTTCCTAGCAGTAGGTATAGAGCCTTCCACCACGCCGGCTCTGAAGCATTTTCTGGCCCACTCCTTCCT GAACAGGAAGTCACCCTTCACCAAGCCCCAGAATCCCAGTGAGATGGGTCACGGCTGGAACCTGTACGTGGTCAACACCGTCCCCCCCCTCCAGCTCTACAACGAGATG GTGGAGTACAGTAAGACGTATGAGGAGACCAACCCTCTGTCTCACAGCCGTCTGCACCTGCTCAGTGAAGCCCACCTCCTCCTGAGAGCCACGCTCCTGGACCCCCGGGTTGGAAACCCTGTAGAACGGCCTCAGACCACTGGTCAGAACCTAGCCCAGGCCCTGGGATATAATACAACCCGCACCGCAGACAGACAGGAGCTGCAGCAGGCCTTCCAGGAGAGCTGTGCCCAGTTAGGAGACTGCTTCAGCAG GTTTGATAAGCGGGACTGCCACCTGGCCCTGCCCTACTATAAGATGTCAGGCCTGTCTCTGACAGAGgtgatctccaggaacaggggtCTGTCTAACAGCCTCTGTGGCTACGGGAAGGGCTTTCTCTTCTTCCTCAAACACTCCCTCTATGAGGAGACCCTGGAGCTGCTCACTGAG gagACGGCCAACGAGGTGCTGGATATCTTCGGTGTGGCCGAGCCGTCCCAGCTTCCCCATGTTATAGCCAGCCCTTCCATGGCCAGAGCTAGCCCTGACTGTGGCCTGGCCCACCTAGAGCGGCTGGAGTCCATCGGAGCCCCCTCCGTACCCCTCACCCTGTCCAAGGCTGCCCTGGCCCTGCGTATGGCAGACCTGCAGCTCTACAGGCAACACATGGACCGACACACAGAG ATGCTGCAGGTGTATGGGTTCATCGAGGAAGCCAAGCTGCTGCTGCACGGCAGAGGGGATACGGTGGTACCTACTCTCCTGGCTCGTCACCTCAGGGACAACCAGGACGGCCTGCTGGTGGCAGCCATGGTGGCGCTGCACGAGAACGACAAGGTCAAACTGGACGAGGCTGACCTCTTCTTCCAG GAGCTGTGTGGGGATGTGTCAGGGCCCCAGGGAGGCCCTCAGCTGCTGGTTGACTTCTGGGAAGCCTTGCTGATGGCCTCGTCACAGGAAGCCGTCATCCAGGAGCTGCTGTTCCGCCTCACCGCTGTCTACATCGATCGCGTCACACGCCGAGACGGCCGTGGATTCAAACCGCTCAAGAGCGCAGACGACCtg ATTAACTGGTGTTCCCACTATGGTGTGTTGTACCCCTGGGTCAGCATCCTGACTCCAGCTCACTTCAACATCATTCCAGAGGACCTCCACAAACTACAG TCCCTGCTGTGCGGTCCCACCCTGGACGTGTCATCCATCCTGCCCCTGTTGGAGCAGCTGCCTGACGAGGACAACGCCGGGCTCAGTGTGCACGTGCTCTGTGCCACCAAGCTGGGTCACTACGAGAGCTCCATCGAGAGGTTGCTAGACCGCTGTCCTCAGGCCATCATCCCTTATGCTAATCATGAGCTGCAGAACAACAACATG GCTCTGTGGTGGCAGAAGCTGTTCCCCGAGCTGTGTGAGAGAACCAGAGCAACACAGGGAGAGAACACCATCCTGCTGGCTGCACTCAAAG AAACGCTGGTGGTGGTTGCCATGGAGCTGAACCCCCTGGAGTTGCTGGACCTGTTGCCTGACGACGGGACGGTCCACTTCTTCCTGCCTCACCTGCTGGAGTGCAGCCAGAGAAACCTCATGATGTGA
- the hps3 gene encoding Hermansky-Pudlak syndrome 3 protein isoform X3, whose protein sequence is MVHVYNCHPFASQQIVPTEQEPGLVCCGGGALFVVSAGGCKIEAFQLGEEGCPLICRFATMGTVQSILHSEIGDYLVTIEEKNNAPYLRAYTNWRYQAAEKTRVGVRLLGHFLRGSSMRGAPKEQMEIIEIPLFERPLCVACCGVTGDLLVGCPKSLVLFSLKRQALNDKLSILDFERCLIIHLPGLSPQQVGMDVAICAGYIAMQTELEVLVVKLERLPGAAFTQKSADKKPQDHSLVPQDMITGAEHDNETEGRREGLAGHRDHDDFFIFPKHQELLGDRAKDCGVKISLEWTGMESEARGNLIITYILYRRFAPDFFQDCSVEETHLHSLQFHPVFTSNQEVCVEGGRGVEPTCLFCFFSLPKTGYLYSVRGGVQMVSAYQYPEKAQQAVLSDLFLHIITKNALQCFSVRCAAVAARAEDPYIDTTMKACPPVTMELCALRIQQFIGLKALCHYRHHVVLLTTADVETREDTERTARRVIEYKDHKTLRGIFLAVGIEPSTTPALKHFLAHSFLNRKSPFTKPQNPSEMGHGWNLYVVNTVPPLQLYNEMVEYSKTYEETNPLSHSRLHLLSEAHLLLRATLLDPRVGNPVERPQTTGQNLAQALGYNTTRTADRQELQQAFQESCAQLGDCFSRFDKRDCHLALPYYKMSGLSLTEVISRNRGLSNSLCGYGKGFLFFLKHSLYEETLELLTEETANEVLDIFGVAEPSQLPHVIASPSMARASPDCGLAHLERLESIGAPSVPLTLSKAALALRMADLQLYRQHMDRHTEMLQVYGFIEEAKLLLHGRGDTVVPTLLARHLRDNQDGLLVAAMVALHENDKVKLDEADLFFQELCGDVSGPQGGPQLLVDFWEALLMASSQEAVIQELLFRLTAVYIDRVTRRDGRGFKPLKSADDLINWCSHYGVLYPWVSILTPAHFNIIPEDLHKLQSLLCGPTLDVSSILPLLEQLPDEDNAGLSVHVLCATKLGHYESSIERLLDRCPQAIIPYANHELQNNNMALWWQKLFPELCERTRATQGENTILLAALKETLVVVAMELNPLELLDLLPDDGTVHFFLPHLLECSQRNLMM, encoded by the exons GGGACTACCTGGTGACCATCGAGGAGAAGAACAACGCCCCCTACCTACGCGCCTACACCAACTGGCGCTACCAAGCGGCTGAGAAGACCCGCGTTGGCGTGCGTCTGCTCGGTCATTTCCTGCGCGGCTCGTCCATGCGCGGGGCTCCCAAGGAGCAGATGGAGATCATTGAGATTCCACTGTTTGAGCGTCCGCTGTGTGTGGCGTGCTGTGGGGTGACCGGAGACCTGCTGGTGGGGTGTCCTAAGAGCCTGGTGCTGTTCAGTCTAAAGAGACAGGCCCTCAACGACAAGCTCTCCATCCTGGACTTTGAGCGCTGTCTCATCATCCACCTCCCGGGACTGTCGCCCCAACAGGTAGGGATGGAT GTGGCGATCTGTGCAGGGTACATTGCAATGCAGACAGAGCTGGAGGTGCTGGTGGTCAAACTGGAGAGACTTCCTGGTGCTGCTTTTACCCAGAAGTCAGCTGACAAGAAGCCCCAGGACCACAGTCTGGTCCCCCAAGATATGATCACTGGAGCAGAACACGACAACGAGACGG aggggaggagagagggtctGGCTGGTCACCGTGACCATGATGACTTCTTCATTTTCCCCAAGCACCAAGAGCTCCTGGGGGACAGGGCTAAGGACTGTGGGGTCAAGATCTCCCTGGAGTGGACAGGCATGGAGAGTGAGGCCAGGGGCAACCTCATCATCACCTATATCTTATacag GCGTTTTGCTCCAGACTTCTTCCAGGACTGTAGTGTTGAGGAGACCCACCTGCACTCCCTGCAGTTTCACCCAGTGTTCACCA GCAACCAGGAAGTATGTgtggaggggggtagaggggtggagccGACGTGTTTGTTCTGTTTCTTCTCGCTGCCCAAGACGGGCTATTTGTACAGCGTGAGGGGCGGGGTTCAGATGGTCTCAGCCTATCAGTATCCAGAGAAGGCCCAGCAGGCCGTCCTCTCTGACCTCTTCCTCCACATCATCACAAA GAATGCTCTCCAGTGCTTCTCAGTGAGGTGTGCAGCAGTGGCAGCCAGAGCTGAGGACCCTTACATCGATACCACCATGAAG GCCTGTCCTCCCGTCACCATGGAGTTGTGTGCTCTGCGTATTCAGCAGTTCATTGGTCTGAAGGCTCTGTGTCACTACCGACACCACGTCGTCCTGCTGACCACTGCAGATGTGGAGACCAgggaggacacagagaggacCGCACGCAGAGTCAT AGAATACAAAGATCACAAAACCCTTAGGGGGATTTTCCTAGCAGTAGGTATAGAGCCTTCCACCACGCCGGCTCTGAAGCATTTTCTGGCCCACTCCTTCCT GAACAGGAAGTCACCCTTCACCAAGCCCCAGAATCCCAGTGAGATGGGTCACGGCTGGAACCTGTACGTGGTCAACACCGTCCCCCCCCTCCAGCTCTACAACGAGATG GTGGAGTACAGTAAGACGTATGAGGAGACCAACCCTCTGTCTCACAGCCGTCTGCACCTGCTCAGTGAAGCCCACCTCCTCCTGAGAGCCACGCTCCTGGACCCCCGGGTTGGAAACCCTGTAGAACGGCCTCAGACCACTGGTCAGAACCTAGCCCAGGCCCTGGGATATAATACAACCCGCACCGCAGACAGACAGGAGCTGCAGCAGGCCTTCCAGGAGAGCTGTGCCCAGTTAGGAGACTGCTTCAGCAG GTTTGATAAGCGGGACTGCCACCTGGCCCTGCCCTACTATAAGATGTCAGGCCTGTCTCTGACAGAGgtgatctccaggaacaggggtCTGTCTAACAGCCTCTGTGGCTACGGGAAGGGCTTTCTCTTCTTCCTCAAACACTCCCTCTATGAGGAGACCCTGGAGCTGCTCACTGAG gagACGGCCAACGAGGTGCTGGATATCTTCGGTGTGGCCGAGCCGTCCCAGCTTCCCCATGTTATAGCCAGCCCTTCCATGGCCAGAGCTAGCCCTGACTGTGGCCTGGCCCACCTAGAGCGGCTGGAGTCCATCGGAGCCCCCTCCGTACCCCTCACCCTGTCCAAGGCTGCCCTGGCCCTGCGTATGGCAGACCTGCAGCTCTACAGGCAACACATGGACCGACACACAGAG ATGCTGCAGGTGTATGGGTTCATCGAGGAAGCCAAGCTGCTGCTGCACGGCAGAGGGGATACGGTGGTACCTACTCTCCTGGCTCGTCACCTCAGGGACAACCAGGACGGCCTGCTGGTGGCAGCCATGGTGGCGCTGCACGAGAACGACAAGGTCAAACTGGACGAGGCTGACCTCTTCTTCCAG GAGCTGTGTGGGGATGTGTCAGGGCCCCAGGGAGGCCCTCAGCTGCTGGTTGACTTCTGGGAAGCCTTGCTGATGGCCTCGTCACAGGAAGCCGTCATCCAGGAGCTGCTGTTCCGCCTCACCGCTGTCTACATCGATCGCGTCACACGCCGAGACGGCCGTGGATTCAAACCGCTCAAGAGCGCAGACGACCtg ATTAACTGGTGTTCCCACTATGGTGTGTTGTACCCCTGGGTCAGCATCCTGACTCCAGCTCACTTCAACATCATTCCAGAGGACCTCCACAAACTACAG TCCCTGCTGTGCGGTCCCACCCTGGACGTGTCATCCATCCTGCCCCTGTTGGAGCAGCTGCCTGACGAGGACAACGCCGGGCTCAGTGTGCACGTGCTCTGTGCCACCAAGCTGGGTCACTACGAGAGCTCCATCGAGAGGTTGCTAGACCGCTGTCCTCAGGCCATCATCCCTTATGCTAATCATGAGCTGCAGAACAACAACATG GCTCTGTGGTGGCAGAAGCTGTTCCCCGAGCTGTGTGAGAGAACCAGAGCAACACAGGGAGAGAACACCATCCTGCTGGCTGCACTCAAAG AAACGCTGGTGGTGGTTGCCATGGAGCTGAACCCCCTGGAGTTGCTGGACCTGTTGCCTGACGACGGGACGGTCCACTTCTTCCTGCCTCACCTGCTGGAGTGCAGCCAGAGAAACCTCATGATGTGA